ACCTGCCACATGTCATCCACCGTGACGCCCAAGAGGTTGCCAAACAGGATGTGGGAGAGGTTCACCTGGCTCGGAACCTTGGAGATGAGCACGGTGCCCAAGGAGAACAGGGTCGTGAACACGATGCCCATGGAGGTGTCGGAGCGTATGATGCGATTTTTCCTCACCGCGCCAATGAGGACGACGGCCAGAAGTGCCGACACGAGCGCACCGACAACGTAGGGAAGTCCCAGCAGGTACGAGATAACGACCCCCGGGAGCACCGCGTGCGAGATGGCATCGCCCATGAGCGACCAGCCCATGTGGATCACGTAGCAGCTGATGACGCCACAGACCAAGGCCGTAGCCAAGCCCGTAATCAGGGCACGCTGCATGAAGGCGTGGGAGAGGAGGTCGAAGAGCCCCACCGTCGACATCAGGCCACCATCCCCTGAGCCGTGTGCGCGTCCACGCTGAAGGCCCGCGCGACGTGGTCGGCCCTCAGAACCTCATCGGCCGGTCCCTGGCAGACGACCGTACGGTCGATCAGGACCGCCTGGTCGAACGCCGTAGCAGCCATTCTCAGGTCATGGACGGCAACCAGCACGGTGGTGCCCTCACGGGCAAGCTCCTCCAACAGCGTCATCAGGGTCGCTTCGGAGCGCTTGTCGACGCCCGCGAAGGGCTCGTCCAAAAGCATGAAGCGTGCACCCTGCGCGATTCCCCGTGCGACGAACATGCGTTTCGACTGTCCGCCAGAGAGCTCGGAGACCTGCCTGTGGCGGAGGTCGGAAAGTCCCACGCGCTCGAGCGCGGAGGAGACGGCACGACAATCCTCGCCACATGGGTGCCTCATGATGCCCATGTGACCATAACGTCCCATCATGATAACGTCCTCGACACTCAGCGGAAAGGTGTCATCGATGCTGTCTCGCTGCGAGACGTAACCCACCATATTGTGCCGGAGGGCCTCTCGCACCCCCAATCCGTCATAGGAGATGGTCCCGGACTGGGGGCGGATCAAACCCACGAGCGCCT
The DNA window shown above is from Olsenella sp. oral taxon 807 and carries:
- a CDS encoding metal ABC transporter permease, yielding MSTVGLFDLLSHAFMQRALITGLATALVCGVISCYVIHMGWSLMGDAISHAVLPGVVISYLLGLPYVVGALVSALLAVVLIGAVRKNRIIRSDTSMGIVFTTLFSLGTVLISKVPSQVNLSHILFGNLLGVTVDDMWQVIVLGALVLAVVLVRRRDLALLAFDSTHAQAIGLAPQTLSTILLVALAVTVVVSLQAVGIILSVAMLVTPGATARMLSDSIWRMLWLSPLVAAVAVLVGVWLSYVLNASSGGMIGVALGIEFALAYVFGPHGALRRG
- a CDS encoding metal ABC transporter ATP-binding protein, encoding MGASGIQVKKLSVRYPHAASCALKDASLSLSPGSLSALVGANGAGKSTLFKALVGLIRPQSGTISYDGLGVREALRHNMVGYVSQRDSIDDTFPLSVEDVIMMGRYGHMGIMRHPCGEDCRAVSSALERVGLSDLRHRQVSELSGGQSKRMFVARGIAQGARFMLLDEPFAGVDKRSEATLMTLLEELAREGTTVLVAVHDLRMAATAFDQAVLIDRTVVCQGPADEVLRADHVARAFSVDAHTAQGMVA